The Papio anubis isolate 15944 unplaced genomic scaffold, Panubis1.0 scaffold8923, whole genome shotgun sequence genomic sequence GGTTGTTTCTGTGTTTGGAAATTCCAGTGGAAAGTGACTGACGCTGCAGaccctttctcctttttcagcTCCTGGTCCATATGCAGAAATAGGAGCACTTCCAGCACCAGCTGTTGAGCCAGAGCCAGCATGGGAAGAGTCCCCTCCAGAGACAGCGCTGGAGCTGGAGGGAGCTCCAGCCAAGGACCAACCCAATGAGGGGCTGCCTGAAATTATGGCACCTGCTGTAGCCACTGTCCTTAGCCTTGCAACTGAAAACGCGGCTGTAGAGAGAAGTCGGAGGGAGGGGGTGACCAACACGGCCCCGGCCAGCAGCTCCCATGCTGCCCCTAGTCCTGGGCACGGTGGCAAACATGGAGGCGGAGACCAGGGTTTTGAGCCTGGGCTCCTCTACCTTGCTGGAGAG encodes the following:
- the LOC116273572 gene encoding CMT1A duplicated region transcript 15 protein-like protein — its product is TLSPFSAPGPYAEIGALPAPAVEPEPAWEESPPETALELEGAPAKDQPNEGLPEIMAPAVATVLSLATENAAVERSRREGVTNTAPASSSHAAPSPGHGGKHGGGDQGFEPGLLYLAGERLVSFTRAAVLLLQGLFILLLLVGSICVQEVLEGIKRRVVRRVPVAPPAPRGGLLLQGWMSVHNWASRLFAPVMLPRTGS